The Candidatus Bathyarchaeota archaeon genomic interval CTCAACTGTGTGTTGAAACTCCAATTCTCTTTGCAGCAATGTCCTATGGAGCTGTAAGTTTCAACGTTCATTTAGCATTGGCTCGGGCCGCTGCGCAGTTCGGCACTTTAATGAATACTGGAGAAGGTGGTTTAGACAAACGGCTATACAAGTATGGGGATCACATAATTGTTCAGGTGGCTTCGGGACGTTTCGGTGTCAGCTTAGACTATTTGAATGTGGGTGCAGCGATAGAAATTAAAATTGGGCAGGGCGCCAAGCCAGGAATAGGCGGCCATCTTCCCGGGGAGAAAGTCACAGTGGAGATATCCAGAACACGCATGATTCCAGTAGGAACGGATGCTTTATCGCCAGCACCTCATCATGACATATACTCAATTGAAGATTTGCATCAACTGATCTATGCCTTGAAAGAGGCAACAGACTATATCAAGCCTGTGGGCGTCAAGATAGCCGCTGTGCATAACTCTGCCGCCATCGCAAGTGGCATGGTTCGAGCTGGGGCCGACTTCATCGTTCTTGATGGAGTTAGAGGCTCAACCGGTGCGGCGCCTAAAGTCATTAGGGATAACGTGGGCATCCCCATAGAGTTGGCTTTAGCTTCGGTGGATCAACGCCTAAGAGAGGAGGGCATTCGCAACAAGACGTCCATAATAGTGTCTGGGGGTATAAGAGGCAGCGCCGACATTGTAAAGGCGATTGCCTTAGGAGCAGACGCTGTTTACATTGGCACGGCTGCCTTGGTAGCCATCGGCTGTACCTTATGCCAGAAATGTTACACAGGAAAATGTCCATGGGGCATAGCAACTACGGATCCATGGATTTCTAAGCGTGTCAATCCAGACATCGCCGCAAGAAGACTTGTTAACCTTTTGCAGGCGTGGAGTCTTGAGATCAAAGAAATGATGGGCGGCATGGGTATAAACTCTATTGAAAGTCTCCGCGGCAACCGTTCACAACTCCGCGGCGTGGGATTGACGGACACTGAACTTAAGATTCTAGGAATAAAAATGGCTGGTGAATGAGAAATGAAGCCCTCTAAACGTTTAGAGCAAGACTCTATCAGGGATGATGTGGCAATTATAAATGCTGAGGGTATGCACTATAGAGACTTAAACTTTTTAATAAAATCCAATAGTAACTCTGTTAGGAGGATAGATATCTACAACGTTGATGGACAAAGATACATAGGCACAGGCCTTAAAAGTAACATTGAACTTCACCTGTACGGAACACCTGGCAACGACCTTGCAGCCTTCATGGACGGCCCCACAATTTACGTCCATGGCGACGCACAGGATGGCGTTGGAAACACCATGAACAATGGAAAAGTTGTTGTTTACGGACGCGCAGGAGATATAGTCGGGTATTCTATGCGAGGTGGCAAAATCTTCATTCGTGATGATGCAGGATACAGAGTTGGCATACACATGAAAGAATATGGCAATCAGAAGCCTATCCTCGTAATTGGAGGCACAGTTCAAGACTTTTTAGGAGAGTATATGGCTGGAGGAATTTTAGTCGTTTTAGGACTAACGTTGAAAGACAGGGAAACATGTAAAGCTAAATTTGTGGGCACGGGAATGCATGGTGGCATAATATATTTCAGGGGACAACTATCACATACGGGAAAGGAGGTAAAGGTCACAGAGATCGAAAAAGATGATGTGGCCGTGCTTAGGCCCATCATCGAGGAGTTTTGCAACCACTTCAACCTCGACGTTGACACCATACCCCTAAAAGAATTTAAAAAACTGATTCCGCACTCAACTAGACCATATGGAAAACTTTACGCCTACTAAACACCGAGGCCCCGCCATATTGTTCTCTCTTAATAACGTCTAAAAGAAT includes:
- a CDS encoding 4Fe-4S dicluster domain-containing protein, which produces MKSYIEPEFIVERDDQKCIRCKVCINQCTYDTHYYDPEDDVIRSRDENCVNCHRCVVFCPTKAITIKRNTTRYTENWHWTQEVITAIKKQAESGGVILTGMGCDKPHYTYWDKILLNASQVTNPSIDPLREPMELRTFLGPKPDKLELELENGDVVLKTKLSPQLCVETPILFAAMSYGAVSFNVHLALARAAAQFGTLMNTGEGGLDKRLYKYGDHIIVQVASGRFGVSLDYLNVGAAIEIKIGQGAKPGIGGHLPGEKVTVEISRTRMIPVGTDALSPAPHHDIYSIEDLHQLIYALKEATDYIKPVGVKIAAVHNSAAIASGMVRAGADFIVLDGVRGSTGAAPKVIRDNVGIPIELALASVDQRLREEGIRNKTSIIVSGGIRGSADIVKAIALGADAVYIGTAALVAIGCTLCQKCYTGKCPWGIATTDPWISKRVNPDIAARRLVNLLQAWSLEIKEMMGGMGINSIESLRGNRSQLRGVGLTDTELKILGIKMAGE